One genomic window of Daphnia pulex isolate KAP4 chromosome 10, ASM2113471v1 includes the following:
- the LOC124203840 gene encoding uncharacterized protein LOC124203840 codes for MLIAEISIYKIKPFCSHLPIHTGDFRLYLWIVEITSFHYKSLPSFHNFSCRKSALRHKLGMSAIGSLGTSEAVDDSVNEVSVILHSHKKNVQKLPNSKQVLLF; via the exons ATGCTTATTGCCGAAATtagtatatataaaataaagcCATTTTGTTCACATTTACCGATACATACTGGTGATTTCAG ATTGTATTTATGGATCGTGGAAATTACCAGTTTTCACTACAAGTCCCTTCCCAGTTTTCACAACTTCAGCTGCAGAAAATCAGCTTTACGGCATAAGTTGGGAATGAGTGCAATAG GTTCCCTTGGTACTTCTGAAGCAGTTGATGATAGTGTTAATGAAGTAAGTGTTATACTCCATTCTCATAAAAAAAACGTGCAGAAACTTCCAAACAGCAAACAGGTGCTGCTATTTTAG
- the LOC124203821 gene encoding collagen alpha-1(I) chain-like isoform X2: MKCALLLVTSASLIFSQQPQSDQYAKASRSLWTSPYYSPLPVSQNHNYNQGVNHKNKENNDQQSSYYFTPNKAISSRPTQSQVNCGDSPTSDLLDLAYHLLKNLFKQTKCEYKNEEELLEFRRNYDSEFRFFGLKANALFGLLSAVRGPPGPPGPTGPTGPTGDSTSTSACTTCPPGPTGPTGPSGADGPTGASGIDGAPGVDGVNGADGANGTPGSDGVPGVPGADGADGNPGSDGVPGVNGADGTPGLDGLNGAAGEPGLPGEPGIPGTNGTDGSSSSSSCSCPPGPPGPPGPPGAASAIRRRPRLINHKGQEEEGKGETINDPQTKRIS; the protein is encoded by the exons ATGAAATGCGCTCTGCTCTTGGTAACATCCGCTTCACTGATTTTCTCCCAGCAACCGCAATCGGATCAATACGCAAAAGCCAGCAGATCACTTTGGACGTCACCTTATTACTCGCCACTGCCCGTTTCCCAAAACCACAACTATAACCAAGGCGTCAACcacaaaaataaggaaaataatgACCAGCAGAGTTCCTATTATTTTACGCCCAATAAGGCCATCTCCAGTAGGCCTACTCAATCACAG GTTAACTGTGGCGATTCTCCTACTTCTGATTTGCTTGATCTCGCATATCACTTGCTGAAAAATctatttaaacaaacaaaatgtgaatacaaaaacgaagaagaattgCTTGAATTCCGGCGAAATTATGATTCAGAGTTCCGCTTCTTTGGACTGAAAGCGAATGCGCTTTTTGGATTGCTGTCAGCTGTAAGAGGACCACCGG gaCCACCCGGACCAACAGGTCCTACTGGTCCAACAGGTGATTCTACATCCACAAGTGCTTGCACAACTTGCCCACCCGGTCCGACTGGTCCGACTGGCCCAAGTGGTGCGGACGGTCCTACCGGCGCGTCAGGTATAGACGGTGCACCCGGTGTAGACGGTGTTAACGGTGCAGACGGTGCTAATGGCACTCCAGGATCAGATGGTGTGCCCGGTGTACCCGGTGCAGACGGTGCAGATGGCAATCCAGGATCAGATGGTGTACCGGGTGTAAACGGTGCGGACGGAACTCCAGGACTAGACGGCTTGAATGGTGCAGCAGGAGAACCCGGTTTACCTGGAGAACCCGGTATACCCGGGACAAATGGTACAGACGGTTCGTCAAGTTCTAGCAGCTGTAGCTGCCCTCCTGGTCCTCCCGGACCCCCTGGCCCTCCTGGAGCGGCATCCGCAATTCGTCGCCGTCCTCGACTCATCAATCACAAGGGCCAAGAAGAGGAAGGAAAAGGTGAGACCATAAACGATCCTCAGACGAAAAGAATAAGCTAA
- the LOC124203820 gene encoding blood vessel epicardial substance-like — protein MCLLFLQLCKPSQFLILLVVSSAFVIVGAGARNSWTDQSTSASNESEVIDEFPPATDDGLKAMDWSAVWPYFNTGCLEWLPINHVYFQLANSFLFLSYLAPAGLYGLIYLRLTLAIGSGFLSIWGWIIICAFDTFLWNALFFAINAVHAVVLIISLRPVALDEQVEQVYRNLFKPLKVSKQQFNKVAKCVMSIRPIKRGEYFAVEQETAVETLSLLLSGIMLIIERGKTLYVLSPMQFLDSPDWFDDSCDHIYQESIQACEESRVLLWHRDKLQAILHKDLFLQSVFNQILGRDVVHKLSETSRNTNIVKAKGFSELNGSTKIENEKSPNGKPSGKENTAKRDQQAPEQLSLLNETVTKNVTYSLNNKRQFSR, from the exons atgtgccTGTTGTTTCTTCAGTTGTGTAAGCCTAGTCAATTCTTGATTCTGTTGGTTGTATCGTCAGCATTTGTGATCGTCGGTGCTGGCGCCAGGAACTCTTGGACAGATCAGTCGACTTCTGCCAGCAACGAATCTGAGGTGATCGATGAATTTCCTCCAGCAACGGATGATGGACTGAAAGCGATGGACTGGAGTGCCGTTTGGCCTTATTTCAATACAGGCTGCCTGGAATGGCTACCCATCAATCACGTCTATTTCCAGCTGGCCAACAGTTTCCTCTTCCTATCTTATCTGGCTCCCGCGGGACTTTACGGACTCATCTACTTGCGTCTAACACTGGCCATCGGCTCGGGTTTCTTGTCCATTTGGGGGTGGATTATTATTTGCGCTTTCGACACTTTTCTCTGGAACGCTCTTTTCTTTGCTATCAATGCAGTCCATGCCGTCGTCCTCATTATTTCATTGCGACCTGTGGCCTTGGATGAACAAGTGGAACAG GTGTACAGAAACCTTTTCAAGCCACTGAAAGTGTCAAAGCAGCAATTCAATAAAGTGGCGAAATGTGTCATGTCCATCCGTCCAATCAAACGAGGCGAATATTTTGCCGTCGAGCAAGAAACAGCAGTAGAGACCCTTTCGCTTTTACTATCTGGAAT TATGTTGATcattgaaagaggaaaaacacTTTACGTTCTCTCTCCAATGCAATTTCTGGACTCGCCGGACTGGTTTGACGATTCATGCGACCATATCTATCAA GAGAGCATTCAAGCTTGCGAGGAATCGCGAGTCTTGCTCTGGCATCGGGATAAGTTGCAAGCGATCCTTCACAAGGATCTTTTCTTGCAATCTGTTTTCAATCAGATCCTTGGGCGAGACGTTGTTCATAAGCTGAGCGAGACAAGCCGCAATACGAACATAGTGAAAGCCAAAGGGTTTAGTGAACTGAATGGATCGACTAAGATCGAAAATGAGAAATCGCCAAATGGCAAACCCTCGG GAAAAGAGAACACGGCAAAGCGTGATCAGCAGGCACCGGAACAACTGTCACTATTAAACGAGACTGTTACCAAGAACGTTACGTATTCATTAAACAATAAAAGGCAATTCTCCCGTTAA
- the LOC124203810 gene encoding blood vessel epicardial substance-like: MNQMSGGCEKKASFKYSEGERKKGMDELTKPHVVPRSLPHWVFSCANAERKTRPDSSNSIGDGSAAAAAEEEKSDVFNHELLLPGDSTGSRGNRSEDEASGDQDLFQLDRLNNSTVDGINATQQQPADYDWSAVWPYFNTGCLEWLPINHIYFQLANSFLFLSYLAPAGLYGLIYLRLMLAIGSAFFAIWGWFILCAFDTFLWNAFFLLINVVHVIYLLCSLKPPKFDKQVEEHSQWIMVYKTIFQPLKVSKQQFQKVVNCMKLIKPLKRGEHFAVEKVTRVETLSLLLSGSMLVIENGKTLHVLHPMQFLDSPEWFGVSSDDFFQVSIRACEESRVLLWHRDKLKLILLTDPFLQAVFDHILGRDVVRKLTQMKEKIASPTSGGGSPFRSSNLINNGSFIENEKSLTLPAGSSKNSMHEHGLKVVPPEQMSLLDESVQSKKMRNKSGSTSPALNTRKFIGSPASINSPTGRYDYSIVQHLDSTDI; this comes from the exons atgaatcaaatgagtGGCGGATGTGAGAAAAAGGCGTCGTTCAAATACT cggaaggagagaggaaaaaaggaatggaCGAGCTCACCAAACCGCATGTCGTCCCTCGATCATTACCTCACTGGGTGTTCTCATG TGCTAAcgccgaaagaaaaacacgaccGGATTCGTCCAATTCCATTGGAGAtggttcagcagcagcagcagctgaagaGGAAAAGTCAGACGTTTTCAATCACGAGCTTTTACTTCCTGGTGATTCTACTGGGAGTCGCGGTAATCGATCTGAAGATGAGGCCAGCGGCGATCAGGATTTGTTTCAATTGGATCGTCTCAACAACTCGACAGTCGATGGCATCAATgccacccagcagcagccagcagacTACGATTGGAGTGCCGTTTGGCCTTACTTTAACACCGGTTGCCTGGAATGGCTGCCCATCAATCACATCTATTTTCAGCTGGCCAACAGTTTCCTCTTCCTGTCTTACCTGGCGCCGGCCGGACTTTATGGGCTCATCTACCTGCGATTGATGTTGGCCATTGGCTCGGCCTTCTTCGCCATCTGGGGATGGTTCATCCTCTGCGCATTCGACACTTTCCTCTGGAACGCCTTTTTTCTACTCATCAATGTTGTTCACGTTATTTACCTGCTGTGCTCCTTGAAACCCCCCAAATTCGACAAACAAGTCGAAGAG catTCTCAATGGATAATG GTGTACAAAACCATTTTTCAGCCTCTGAAAGTGTCGAAACAACAATTCCAAAAAGTAGTCAACTGCATGAAACTTATCAAGCCATTGAAGAGAGGCGAGCATTTCGCCGTTGAGAAAGTCACAAGAGTGGAAACCCTTTCACTGTTGCTGTCCGGAAg caTGTTGGTCattgaaaatgggaaaacactTCACGTCCTTCACCCAATGCAATTCCTGGACTCGCCCGAATGGTTCGGTGTCTCATCTGACGATTTCTTCCAa GTTAGCATCCGAGCTTGTGAGGAATCGCGTGTCTTATTATGGCATCGcgataaattgaaattgatccTGCTCACCGATCCTTTCCTGCAAGCCGTTTTCGATCACATTCTTGGCCGAGATGTTGTTCGTAAACTCACTCAG ATGAAGGAGAAGATTGCCAGTCCCACTAGTGGTGGCGGAAGCCCATTCAGATCCAGCAACCTCATCAATAATGGATCGTTCATCGAAAATGAGAAATCTTTAACTCTTCCAGCTGGCAGTTCTAAAAATTCTA tGCATGAGCATGGGCTGAAGGTAGTACCGCCGGAGCAAATGTCGCTTTTAGACGAAAGTGTTCAAAGcaaaaagatgagaaacaaAAGCGGATCAACTTCTCCGGCGCTAAACACTCGTAAATTCATTGGCAGCCCAGCCAGCATCAACAGCCCGACTGGTCGTTACGACTACTCCATTGTGCAGCATCTAGACAGCACTGATATTTAA
- the LOC124203831 gene encoding uncharacterized protein LOC124203831 — MKFALIFLLAMVVLTHQQFQRPRGLIWASPYVQHYKQSVYYGPIAYIPVNEDLNFPLVLGSQDDIDDEPQVEFDDGQSRFKGSSGGRLFYSSTINNPFYKTATFTITSTVTTLGSVVICVPANNLAANPSPTCAGRKKREADDSGNQFPIVPSKTLELEPTALPPRARESRLLSINGDDQVLDGSLVSTVEVPSEKIQSDNLREKRFFGGGVAASTTLTSYSFIAATVTSTVLLDPTGMNVAVCLPSGYVVC, encoded by the exons ATGAAATTcgcattgatttttttgttggcgatGGTGGTCCTCACCCACCAGCAATTCCAACGGCCAAGAGGTCTGATTTGGGCGTCGCCTTACGTTCAACATTACAAGCAATCCGTTTACTACGGACCCATCGCTTACATCCCAGta aatgaagatttgaatttcccgcttgTTTTGGGAAGTCAAGACGACATCGACGATGAGCCGCAAGTTGAATTCGATGACGGCCAGTCAAGATTCAAAGGTTCATCTGGCGGCCGACTCTTTTACAGCAGCACAATCAACAATCCGTTCTACAAAACGGCGACGTTCACCATCACGTCGACTGTGACAACTCTCGGCTCGGTCGTCATCTGCGTCCCGGCCAACAATTTAGCGGCTAATCCCTCGCCCACTTGCGCTGGCCGGAAGAAACGTGAAGCCGACGATTCCGGAAACCAGTTCCCGATCGTCCCTTCTAAAACTCTAGA ATTGGAGCCAACGGCTCTTCCACCAAGGGCGCGTGAATCACGTCTGCTGTCAATCAATGGCGATGACCAGGTCCTCGATGGCTCTCTTGTTAGCACCGTTGAAGTTCCGTCAGAAAAGATTCAGAGTGATAATTTGAGAGAGAAACGTTTTTTCGGTGGCGGTGTGGCTGCATCGACTACGCTGACATCTTATTCGTTCATCGCAGCGACTGTGACAAGTACGGTTCTTCTAGATCCGACAGGGATGAATGTAGCTGTCTGTTTACCATCTGGCTATGTTGTTTGCTGA
- the LOC124203824 gene encoding uncharacterized protein LOC124203824 produces the protein MAHFSVVSLTQVVLLLVFICWTPSSTGAAFSLEEEFLQLKENYIQMKQLFESTAIEQQGKMTQLEAQLELNNEQRQDLTLKVTQLEAKNVQLEVKIGKLETKVEQQDSLLTSLSREKNERTAAATDSVPISNNQSAISINGLPSSCADLKIIGHVLNGFYSVMGSAKMESVYCDFTKNDTETGFQKWIGYVGVKSAPVHFYVQKGTSFGTVNTPIKFDLVRVNEGNAMDLASGKFTAPRPGIYFFSFTGTASLSASYSVWFYSRLFLNGNVIGSSYVEENNGPVDQYNPVTLQSTLNLKTGDQLWVEINYGGGSSYLYDNSNRYTHFTGFMLEEEIVASL, from the exons ATGGCGCATTTTTCTGTAGTTTCACTCACCCAAGTTGTTTTGCTGTTGGTTTTCATCTGCTGGACGCCGAGCTCGACTGGCGCTGCCTTTTCCTTGGAGGAAGAATTCCTACAACTGAAGGAAAATTAT attcaaatgaaacaactCTTTGAATCAACAGCGATTGAACAGCAGGGAAAAATGACACAATTGGAGGCGCAACTCGAACTAAAT AATGAACAAAGACAAGATTTGACATTGAAAGTAACTCAATTAGAGGCCAAAAATGTCCAACTGGAAgtcaaaattggaaaactgGAGACCAAAGTTGAACAACAAGATTCGCTTTTAACTTCCCTTTcacgagagaaaaatgaacgtacagcagcagcaaccgatTCTGTTCCAATCAGCAATAATCAATCGGCTATTTCCATCAACGGACTGCCATCTTCATGCGCGGATCTCAAAATTATTGGCCACGTCCTGAATGGATTTTATTCCGTCATGGGATCGGCGAAAATGGAATCCGTTTACTGCGATTTCACTAAAAACGATACCGAAACTG GTTTCCAGAAATGGATTGGATATGTCGGCGTTAAATCGGCGCCTgtccatttctacgtccagaaAGGAACTTCATTTGGCACAGTAAACACTCCGATTAAATTCGATTTGGTGCGGGTGAACGAGGGAAATGCCATGGATTTGGCATCGGGGAAATTCACGGCACCAcgaccgggaatttattttttctctttcacgggAACGGCGAGTCTTTCAGCTTCATATTCTGTTTGGTTTtattctcgtctttttttgaacGGGAATGTAATCGGGTCGAGTTatgttgaagaaaataacGGCCCCGTTGATCAATATAATCCGGTGACCCTCCAGTCGACGTTGAACTTGAAAACAGGCGATCAACTCTGGGTGGAGATTAATTATGGCGGTGGTTCATCGTATTTGTATGACAACAGTAACCGCTACacccatttcacgggtttcatgttggaggaggaaattgtggCGTCCCTTTGA
- the LOC124203821 gene encoding collectin-12-like isoform X1, translating to MMKINLTLSNVNQKVPDRPFCFSLLVALKRRLIRNLSSKMKCALLLVTSASLIFSQQPQSDQYAKASRSLWTSPYYSPLPVSQNHNYNQGVNHKNKENNDQQSSYYFTPNKAISSRPTQSQVNCGDSPTSDLLDLAYHLLKNLFKQTKCEYKNEEELLEFRRNYDSEFRFFGLKANALFGLLSAVRGPPGPPGPTGPTGPTGDSTSTSACTTCPPGPTGPTGPSGADGPTGASGIDGAPGVDGVNGADGANGTPGSDGVPGVPGADGADGNPGSDGVPGVNGADGTPGLDGLNGAAGEPGLPGEPGIPGTNGTDGSSSSSSCSCPPGPPGPPGPPGAASAIRRRPRLINHKGQEEEGKGETINDPQTKRIS from the exons ATGATGAAGATAAATCTAACCCTCTCAAACGTGAATCAAAAAGTCCCAGATAG accattttgtttttcacttctcGTCGCGCTCAAACGGCGTCTCATCAGAAACCTCTCCAGCAAG ATGAAATGCGCTCTGCTCTTGGTAACATCCGCTTCACTGATTTTCTCCCAGCAACCGCAATCGGATCAATACGCAAAAGCCAGCAGATCACTTTGGACGTCACCTTATTACTCGCCACTGCCCGTTTCCCAAAACCACAACTATAACCAAGGCGTCAACcacaaaaataaggaaaataatgACCAGCAGAGTTCCTATTATTTTACGCCCAATAAGGCCATCTCCAGTAGGCCTACTCAATCACAG GTTAACTGTGGCGATTCTCCTACTTCTGATTTGCTTGATCTCGCATATCACTTGCTGAAAAATctatttaaacaaacaaaatgtgaatacaaaaacgaagaagaattgCTTGAATTCCGGCGAAATTATGATTCAGAGTTCCGCTTCTTTGGACTGAAAGCGAATGCGCTTTTTGGATTGCTGTCAGCTGTAAGAGGACCACCGG gaCCACCCGGACCAACAGGTCCTACTGGTCCAACAGGTGATTCTACATCCACAAGTGCTTGCACAACTTGCCCACCCGGTCCGACTGGTCCGACTGGCCCAAGTGGTGCGGACGGTCCTACCGGCGCGTCAGGTATAGACGGTGCACCCGGTGTAGACGGTGTTAACGGTGCAGACGGTGCTAATGGCACTCCAGGATCAGATGGTGTGCCCGGTGTACCCGGTGCAGACGGTGCAGATGGCAATCCAGGATCAGATGGTGTACCGGGTGTAAACGGTGCGGACGGAACTCCAGGACTAGACGGCTTGAATGGTGCAGCAGGAGAACCCGGTTTACCTGGAGAACCCGGTATACCCGGGACAAATGGTACAGACGGTTCGTCAAGTTCTAGCAGCTGTAGCTGCCCTCCTGGTCCTCCCGGACCCCCTGGCCCTCCTGGAGCGGCATCCGCAATTCGTCGCCGTCCTCGACTCATCAATCACAAGGGCCAAGAAGAGGAAGGAAAAGGTGAGACCATAAACGATCCTCAGACGAAAAGAATAAGCTAA
- the LOC124203816 gene encoding calreticulin-like, with product MKALALLIALIGVVAAEVFLDERFSDGAAWEKRWIQSTNKGETAGKFVLTHGKFYGDAEKDLGIQTSQDARFYGLSTKFKPFSNKDKPLVLQFTVKHEQNIDCGGGYVKLFDCSLQQDDMHGDSPYLIMFGPDICGPSNKKVHVIFNYKGKNHLIKKEIRPKDDVYTHLYTLIVKPDQTYEVLIDNEKVESGDLESDWDFLPAKTIKDPEAKKPEDWDDRAKIDDPEDVKPADWDVPEHIADPEAKKPEDWDDEMDGEWEPAMIDNPAFKGEWKPKQIDNPAYKGVWVHPEIDNPEYAPDATIGKYDESCIIGFDLWQVKAGTIFDNVLVTDDVAEAKKIGDELWTATSKAEKKMKEAQEEEERKKMEEEAKSKKEDNEDEDDEDEDDAEPSKPAAPAEEAEADNADHDEL from the exons ATGAAAGCTTTAGCATTATTAATCGCCTTGATCGGCGTTGTTGCGGCCGAAGTCTTCCTCGACGAGCGATTCTCAGATGGAG CTGCCTGGGAGAAAAGGTGGATCCAGTCGACCAACAAAGGTGAAACAGCAGGCAAATTTGTTCTCACTCACGGCAAATTCTACGGTGATGCTGAAAAAGATTTGG GTATCCAGACTTCCCAAGATGCCAGGTTTTATGGCCTTTCCACTAAGTTCAAGCCCTTCAGCAACAAGGATAAGCCACTAGTCCTCCAATTCACCGTCAAACATGAACAAAACATTGACTGTGGAGGTGGCTATGTCAAGCTGTTTGACTGCAGTTTGCAGCAAGATGATATGCATGGAGACTCTCCATACCTTATCATGTTTG GCCCTGACATTTGCGGTCCCTCCAACAAGAAAGTCCACGTCATCTTCAACTACAAGGGAAAGAACCATCTCATCAAGAAAGAGATCAGACCCAAGGATGATGTTTACACTCACTTGTACACACTCATCGTTAAGCCAGATCAGACCTACGAA GTTTTGATTGATAACGAGAAAGTTGAGTCTGGTGATTTGGAAAGTGACTGGGATTTCCTGCCTGCCAAGACCATCAAAGACCCCGAAGCCAAGAAACCCGAAGATTGGGATGACCGTGCCAAGATCGATGATCCTGAAGATGTCAAGCCCGCCGACTGGGATGTTCCTGAACACATTGCCGACCCCGAGGCCAAGAAGCCCGAAGATTGGGATGATGAGATGGATGGTGAATGGGAGCCTGCTATGATCGACAACCCTGCCTTCAAGGGAGAGTGGAAACCCAAGCAGATCGACAACCCCGCTTACAAA GGTGTCTGGGTCCACCCAGAAATCGATAACCCCGAGTACGCCCCCGATGCCACCATTGGTAAATACGACGAATCCTGCATCATTGGTTTCGATTTGTGGCAAGTAAAGGCTGGCACCATCTTCGACAATGTCCTCGTCACCGACGATGTTGCGGAAGCCAAAAAG atTGGTGATGAGCTGTGGACTGCCACCAGCAAAGccgagaagaaaatgaaggaagctcaggaagaggaagaacggaagaagatggaagaagaggccaagtcaaagaaagaagacaacgaggatgaagatgacgaagatgaagacgatGCCGAGCCCAGCAAACCTGCTGCACCCGCTGAAGAAGCCGAAGCCGACAACGCAGACCACGATGAGTTGTAA